The Podospora pseudocomata strain CBS 415.72m chromosome 1 map unlocalized CBS415.72m_1, whole genome shotgun sequence genome has a segment encoding these proteins:
- a CDS encoding uncharacterized protein (EggNog:ENOG503PI3Q): MGNRLKYSQHVFPGRRCRPRTRRLPFLFYQLSQSPKESKPFPPTSSNSSCQQTTHLTLLNFLLSLPPPSSTWKKTRGQSSHNHLATMGVPVVLATVAACGSIVTSIKSSWELRRMVKRKKEQHEADDEAPYVFRKLRQAYYDGLMTVPEYEQWYEKFLVAKVEKDLAGLRRIRAHLRIIENGAPITGNRRSRSVEPSRRRQSVTFAPTPQHPAYVDYRQPNRGNIEYYADPRARVGAHPDEFVRLERQSTCSRASSSDAQSRVSRSSSARHESRGRSRRRYDSSDSDSDDYYYEKRSYRGRSSNR; encoded by the exons ATGGGAAATCGTCTCAAGTATTCGCAACATGTTTTTCCAGGTCGCCGGTGTCGCCCTCGCACTCGACGGCTCCCGTTCCTTTTCTACCAGCTCTCCCAGAGCCCCAAGGAATCGAAACCCTTTCCTccgacatcatcaaacaGTTCATGCCAGCAGACAACACACCTGACtctcctcaacttcctccttAGTCTCCCTCCGCCGTCTTCCACTTGGAAGAAAACCAGAGGTCAATCATCACATAACCATCTCGCGACAATGGGTGTCCCCGTCGTTTTGGCAACGGTTGCTGCGTGCGGTAGTATCGTGACGTCGATCAAGTCGAGCTGGGAGCTCCGGCGCATGGtcaagagaaagaaggagcagcatgaagctgatgatgaggcgCCCTATGTCTTTCGCAAGTTGCGCCAGGCGTACTATGATGGGCTTATGACGGTGCCCGAGTACGAGCAATGGTACGAGAAGTTCCTCGTGGCCAAGGTCGAAAAGGACT TGGCCGGCCTTCGCCGTATCCGCGCGCATCTCCGCATCATTGAGAACGGAGCGCCCATCACAGGCAATCGTCGATCGCGGTCGGTCGAACCAAGCAGGCGTCGGCAGTCTGTGACATTTGCGCCGACTCCCCAGCATCCGGCCTATGTCGACTATCGACAGCCCAACCGTGGAAACATTGAGTACTATGCGGACCCACGCGCCAGGGTTGGTGCGCACCCTGATGAGTTTGTTCGACTGGAGCGGCAGTCGACGTGCAGTCGGGCTTCGTCGTCGGACGCGCAGTCACGTGTCAGTCGGAGCTCATCGGCGCGGCATGAGTCTAGGGGtcgctcgaggaggaggtatgaTAGCAGTGATTCGGATAGTGACGACTACTACTATGAGAAGAGGAGCTATCGCGGTAGGAGCTCAAATCGGTAG